Proteins encoded within one genomic window of Nitrospirota bacterium:
- a CDS encoding protein-glutamate O-methyltransferase CheR: MGTGMFTGNVSENQPEDALAEILNYVKKFRGIDFSAYRSNTIGRRLMGRLQSTGMPDYGSYAGLLRDDPKEIEKLVEAFTIKVSHFFRNPFTFEVLRDPILPELLESTKGELRIWSAGCANGEEAYSLAILLREILEKDFPSANILILATDIDRNALAEAEKALYRNESLFEVRKGYLDKYFTRFNDNLYRVNDEVKSMVTFAVHDVTTGSPPKEGIFSDYNVIFCRNVLIYFNLGLQEKVITSFSGMQHRGYLVLGEAESLPARLAGSYNEILPRTKIFRKAGG, from the coding sequence ATGGGTACCGGTATGTTTACTGGAAATGTCAGTGAAAATCAGCCCGAAGATGCGCTTGCGGAAATACTGAATTACGTAAAGAAATTTCGCGGGATCGATTTTTCTGCGTACCGAAGCAACACCATAGGCCGCAGGCTTATGGGCCGACTGCAGTCGACCGGCATGCCTGATTACGGATCATACGCAGGTCTTCTCAGGGACGATCCAAAAGAGATAGAAAAACTCGTCGAGGCATTTACGATCAAGGTCAGCCACTTCTTCAGAAATCCCTTCACCTTTGAGGTGCTCCGTGACCCTATTTTGCCGGAGCTGCTCGAATCAACAAAAGGAGAATTGAGAATATGGTCTGCAGGCTGCGCAAACGGTGAAGAAGCCTATTCTCTTGCAATCCTTCTCAGAGAGATCCTCGAAAAGGACTTCCCATCAGCGAATATTCTGATCCTGGCAACCGATATCGACCGTAATGCTCTTGCAGAGGCGGAAAAGGCACTCTACAGGAATGAATCACTCTTTGAGGTAAGAAAAGGATATCTCGACAAATATTTCACCCGGTTCAATGACAATCTCTACCGGGTGAATGATGAGGTGAAATCAATGGTGACTTTTGCTGTTCACGACGTAACAACAGGCAGCCCGCCCAAAGAAGGGATATTTTCGGATTATAACGTCATTTTCTGCAGAAATGTCCTCATTTACTTTAACCTCGGGCTACAGGAGAAGGTTATCACTTCATTTTCCGGGATGCAGCATAGAGGATATCTGGTGCTCGGCGAGGCAGAGTCTCTTCCTGCGCGGCTTGCTGGATCCTATAACGAAATCCTGCCACGCACGAAGATATTCAGAAAGGCAGGAGGCTGA
- a CDS encoding response regulator, with the protein MKDWLLQKRWRIILAGIMIVAIPLLGLSALIRIQTTVALEERLDKETQWLSTTAGRHLETSLKGKIAIGRLFITRPLLLDAIKSNDRAEMTKHLKILINTAPELDRVFITTEKGLQTANFPETPATLGVDFSDRDWYKGVSRDWSPYISEFYVRAAEPKRYLFAIAVPVRIDGIVRAILVMQPKPDYIKNILTSVEIGRGRIYAVDRQGQLIYHPDYILDRIIDFSTLPAVRRVMEGQSGVLDPVAQAGGERFISAYSPVKEWGWGIIVEKPEEVILEPIRRITFWIAAFTALMLMLGGYFAYRGAMLLIETQGLTAKLREDELVEKTYNEILTLLNNPWPSLIEMCNASLTRLIEQSCAETGLLYSFDDSGIFPCSAVGVQLPDAADSLALECLRQKRSLRIREIPPDTHMMMDTGIGNLRPRDIIAIPLFHKDAAVGALELACIHGFPDRDIRMLEHIAPQIAIGINTIRSQIALKNLSDELSCSNEEFQAMNEELQAMNKELQNQQKEIAETNARLVDVSKAKSDFLANMSHELRTPLNAILGFSEVLQDGLFGNLSEKQNEYVGDIYSSGKHLLELINDILDLAKIESGKMELEPLKFSLKDTLASSLNMFREKALKHGIKLNFEITPDADREIEADQRKVKQIMFNLLSNAVKFTPDGGSVRVSARKWVRDLGLGVSEEGPIPDPQQSAPDRDFIEISVTDTGIGIKPEDMPKLFKEFSQLESPYDKKYEGAGLGLALTRRLVELHRGTIRVESEFGKGSTFSFSLPVSARAVSAESCDHTPEKRRVSQGEKRALVIDDDDRAVSLIEEPLAAGGYSVIRASDGRAGLEAAQKERPAFIVLDLIMPVMDGFEVAEALASDDRTSGIPVIVLTARELTAAERKRLEGKVDAIVIKGELNREGFMSLVRKTITG; encoded by the coding sequence TTGAAGGACTGGCTTCTGCAGAAAAGATGGCGGATCATCCTTGCAGGGATCATGATCGTGGCAATTCCGCTCCTCGGTCTTTCGGCCCTGATCAGGATCCAGACGACAGTTGCGCTTGAAGAGAGACTTGATAAAGAGACCCAGTGGCTCTCAACTACGGCGGGGCGTCATCTTGAAACGTCATTAAAAGGCAAAATCGCCATCGGCAGGCTCTTTATCACACGGCCGCTTCTTCTGGATGCCATTAAGAGCAACGACAGGGCAGAGATGACAAAACACCTCAAGATACTTATAAACACAGCCCCGGAACTGGACCGCGTATTCATTACAACGGAAAAGGGGCTGCAGACAGCCAACTTTCCGGAAACACCTGCGACCCTCGGCGTAGATTTTTCAGATCGCGACTGGTACAAGGGGGTTTCAAGGGACTGGTCTCCCTACATCTCCGAGTTTTACGTCAGGGCTGCCGAGCCGAAAAGATATCTCTTTGCCATAGCCGTGCCTGTCCGCATCGACGGAATAGTCAGGGCAATACTCGTCATGCAGCCGAAACCTGATTACATCAAAAATATCCTCACGAGCGTTGAGATCGGCAGGGGCAGGATATATGCGGTCGACAGACAGGGCCAACTCATTTATCACCCTGACTACATCCTGGACAGGATCATAGACTTTTCGACGCTCCCCGCGGTCCGCAGAGTAATGGAGGGCCAGAGCGGCGTTTTAGATCCTGTTGCGCAGGCAGGCGGAGAAAGATTCATTTCCGCATACAGCCCGGTGAAGGAATGGGGTTGGGGCATTATCGTCGAAAAGCCCGAGGAAGTGATCCTCGAACCTATACGAAGGATAACATTCTGGATTGCTGCTTTCACCGCTCTTATGCTCATGTTAGGCGGCTATTTTGCCTATCGCGGTGCAATGCTTCTGATCGAAACCCAGGGCCTCACGGCAAAACTCCGGGAGGATGAACTGGTCGAAAAGACATATAACGAGATCCTGACCCTCCTGAACAATCCATGGCCAAGCCTCATAGAGATGTGCAATGCATCGCTGACTCGATTAATCGAACAGTCCTGTGCAGAGACAGGTCTTCTCTATTCCTTCGATGATTCAGGCATCTTTCCCTGCTCTGCCGTTGGAGTCCAACTGCCTGATGCGGCAGATAGTCTCGCTCTTGAGTGTCTGCGGCAGAAGAGATCGCTAAGAATACGGGAAATACCGCCGGATACGCATATGATGATGGACACCGGCATCGGAAATCTCAGACCCAGGGATATCATAGCTATCCCGCTCTTTCACAAGGACGCTGCGGTCGGGGCGCTTGAACTCGCCTGCATTCACGGGTTCCCTGATCGGGACATCCGGATGCTCGAACATATCGCGCCGCAGATAGCAATCGGCATCAATACGATCAGGAGCCAGATAGCGCTGAAAAATCTTTCTGATGAGCTCTCCTGCTCCAATGAAGAATTTCAGGCCATGAACGAAGAGCTTCAGGCCATGAACAAAGAGCTCCAGAACCAGCAGAAAGAGATCGCAGAGACAAATGCACGACTGGTGGACGTCTCAAAGGCCAAATCCGACTTTCTCGCAAACATGTCGCACGAACTGAGAACACCCCTGAACGCAATCCTCGGCTTTTCCGAGGTGCTGCAGGACGGTCTTTTCGGAAATCTGAGCGAAAAACAGAACGAATACGTCGGGGACATTTACAGCAGCGGCAAGCATCTCCTTGAACTGATAAATGACATCCTTGACCTTGCAAAGATCGAATCAGGAAAGATGGAGCTTGAGCCGCTGAAATTTAGCCTGAAGGATACCCTTGCCTCATCTCTCAACATGTTCAGGGAAAAAGCCCTGAAACACGGCATCAAACTGAATTTCGAAATAACACCTGATGCAGACAGAGAGATCGAGGCTGACCAGCGCAAGGTAAAGCAGATCATGTTCAACCTCCTGTCCAACGCAGTCAAGTTCACGCCGGATGGGGGCTCCGTGCGCGTAAGCGCACGAAAATGGGTTAGGGATCTGGGATTAGGCGTAAGTGAAGAAGGACCGATCCCCGACCCCCAACAATCAGCCCCTGACAGGGATTTCATCGAAATCTCTGTCACAGACACCGGCATCGGCATAAAGCCTGAGGACATGCCCAAGCTCTTCAAGGAGTTCTCGCAGCTTGAATCTCCGTATGACAAGAAATATGAGGGAGCAGGTCTCGGCCTTGCACTTACCAGGAGGCTTGTGGAACTTCACAGAGGGACGATAAGAGTCGAGAGCGAATTCGGAAAAGGCAGCACCTTCTCCTTCAGCCTTCCGGTCAGCGCACGTGCTGTTTCAGCGGAAAGCTGCGACCATACACCAGAAAAACGGAGGGTCAGTCAGGGAGAAAAGCGTGCCCTTGTCATCGATGATGATGACCGTGCAGTCAGTCTGATAGAAGAACCTCTCGCTGCAGGCGGCTATAGCGTGATCAGGGCTTCTGACGGCAGAGCAGGACTTGAGGCTGCGCAAAAGGAAAGGCCTGCGTTCATTGTGCTTGATCTCATTATGCCGGTGATGGACGGCTTTGAGGTGGCTGAAGCACTTGCTTCGGATGATCGGACATCTGGAATTCCGGTCATTGTGCTGACCGCAAGGGAACTGACTGCTGCTGAGCGGAAGAGGCTTGAGGGAAAGGTGGATGCCATAGTGATAAAAGGCGAACTGAACAGAGAAGGCTTTATGAGCCTTGTCAGAAAAACGATCACAGGATAG
- a CDS encoding response regulator: MPQKILIVDDNDANRILFRDVLRYNGFETTEAENGEVGIQQALQQKPDLILLDIQMPVMDGYETLKVLREMAETRSVTIVALTSFAMSGDKKGIVAAGFDGYITKPISTRELPVVIRKYLSEEDRAGGNDNAIEED, from the coding sequence ATGCCGCAGAAGATACTTATCGTTGATGACAATGACGCAAACCGCATCCTGTTCAGGGATGTTCTGAGATATAACGGGTTCGAGACCACTGAGGCGGAAAACGGGGAAGTGGGAATACAGCAGGCCCTGCAGCAGAAGCCTGATCTCATTCTTCTTGATATTCAGATGCCGGTGATGGACGGGTATGAGACCCTGAAGGTGCTGAGGGAGATGGCTGAGACAAGATCCGTAACGATAGTCGCACTGACGTCCTTTGCCATGTCCGGGGACAAAAAAGGCATCGTGGCGGCCGGATTCGACGGATACATAACAAAACCGATAAGCACCAGGGAACTGCCTGTAGTTATAAGGAAATACCTGTCAGAAGAAGACCGTGCAGGAGGAAATGACAATGCGATTGAGGAGGATTGA
- a CDS encoding response regulator, producing the protein MPARVLVVEDNEKNRRLLRDVLQFHGFEVIEAVNGEEGITMARTEKPDIILMDMQMPVMDGFTAIRTLKNDPDLRQIKIVSVTSFAMAGDREKILAAGADGYVAKPIDTRELPAMLKELSAGLQKPMEG; encoded by the coding sequence ATGCCTGCCAGGGTCCTTGTAGTTGAGGATAATGAAAAAAATCGGAGACTTCTGAGGGACGTCCTTCAGTTCCATGGATTTGAAGTGATCGAGGCCGTAAACGGAGAAGAGGGGATCACTATGGCACGCACGGAAAAGCCCGACATCATCCTCATGGATATGCAGATGCCGGTCATGGACGGTTTCACCGCGATCAGGACGCTGAAGAACGATCCTGATCTCAGGCAGATCAAGATCGTCTCAGTCACCTCGTTTGCCATGGCCGGAGACAGGGAGAAGATCCTGGCCGCAGGCGCTGACGGGTATGTTGCAAAGCCGATAGATACGAGAGAACTGCCGGCAATGCTGAAAGAGCTCTCTGCGGGCTTGCAGAAACCAATGGAAGGTTAA
- a CDS encoding PAS domain S-box protein, with amino-acid sequence MRRQTKAFFSALSEELTVPKAVSFFFMVLLVANLSALVDTVLHPDIPYFDEEHLIIGGAYALFLSVMFLVLVVYVTKLKMAAKTLRESEEKFKVLAEKSPNMIFINKRGQVVYTNEKCSELMGYTKDEFLSPGFDFLTLIAPESLELIKNAFSQQMKGEDVQPFEYGLLTREGKRINAIVTSKVFEYEGETSVIGIVTDITERIKFENALKESEEKFRNIFDQARDIIFTVGQDTLYTSLNAAFEKITGWSRDEWLGKSFAPILHPEDLSKAVSIMQRLLQGETVEMFELRVRKKSGDFFIGEFTVAPVKQGETVIALGHVRDISERKLDEEKIRILTGNLELKVQERTRQLIEAQDELVRREKLAILGQLSGSVGHELRNPLGVISNAVYFLQTVMPDAEERVKEYLGIIKSEVSAAERIITDLLDFTRTKTPQFESVQVSELINRGLAKCIFPENIALQLDLSETLPMVKVDPLHMEQIMQNLVTNAIQAMSDGGELRISAKKWIGGLGSGVREKEPIPSPQSSLPDGNFIEISVADTGGGIAPEIMSRLFQPLFSTKARGIGLGLIVSKNLAEANGGRIEVESRLGKGTTFTLILPAAGNRQ; translated from the coding sequence ATGAGACGCCAGACTAAGGCTTTTTTTTCTGCTTTATCCGAAGAGCTTACTGTCCCTAAGGCAGTCTCCTTTTTTTTCATGGTACTGCTGGTCGCCAATCTGAGCGCTCTTGTTGACACGGTACTGCATCCGGATATCCCCTATTTTGATGAGGAACATCTGATCATCGGCGGAGCATATGCCCTGTTCCTCTCGGTCATGTTCCTGGTTTTAGTCGTCTATGTTACAAAGCTCAAAATGGCAGCAAAAACTCTCAGGGAGAGTGAGGAGAAATTCAAGGTTCTTGCTGAGAAATCGCCGAACATGATCTTTATCAACAAAAGAGGGCAGGTCGTATACACCAATGAGAAATGTTCGGAGCTCATGGGATATACAAAAGACGAATTTCTCTCTCCTGGTTTCGACTTTCTTACACTTATTGCTCCCGAATCCCTGGAATTGATAAAAAATGCATTCAGTCAACAGATGAAAGGCGAGGATGTACAGCCTTTCGAGTATGGTCTGCTGACAAGAGAAGGCAAGAGAATTAACGCGATTGTTACTTCAAAAGTGTTCGAATATGAGGGCGAGACATCTGTTATCGGGATCGTGACCGACATTACCGAGCGAATAAAATTCGAAAATGCGCTAAAAGAAAGTGAAGAAAAGTTCCGTAACATCTTTGACCAGGCCAGAGACATTATTTTCACTGTTGGCCAGGATACGCTCTACACCTCCCTGAACGCAGCGTTCGAAAAGATCACGGGTTGGTCAAGAGATGAGTGGCTCGGCAAGTCCTTTGCGCCTATCCTTCACCCCGAAGACCTGTCAAAGGCGGTCAGCATTATGCAAAGACTGCTGCAGGGAGAGACAGTTGAAATGTTCGAGCTGCGTGTCCGCAAAAAATCGGGCGACTTTTTCATCGGCGAATTTACCGTTGCCCCGGTCAAACAGGGCGAGACCGTAATAGCACTCGGCCATGTCCGTGACATTTCTGAACGCAAATTGGATGAAGAAAAGATCCGCATACTGACCGGGAACCTCGAGTTGAAGGTCCAGGAAAGGACAAGGCAGTTGATCGAGGCCCAGGATGAACTGGTACGCAGGGAGAAGCTGGCCATCCTCGGGCAACTCTCAGGGAGCGTCGGACATGAACTGCGTAATCCGCTCGGCGTGATAAGCAATGCCGTCTATTTTCTGCAGACCGTGATGCCGGATGCCGAGGAGAGGGTCAAGGAATACCTCGGCATTATCAAGAGCGAGGTCAGCGCCGCAGAGCGGATAATCACTGACCTCCTCGATTTCACGAGGACAAAGACGCCCCAGTTCGAGTCTGTCCAGGTCAGCGAATTGATAAACCGGGGTCTGGCAAAATGCATATTCCCGGAAAATATTGCCCTTCAGCTTGACCTGTCGGAGACGCTCCCCATGGTAAAGGTCGATCCGCTGCATATGGAGCAGATTATGCAAAACCTGGTCACCAATGCAATTCAGGCAATGTCTGATGGGGGCGAGCTGAGGATAAGCGCAAAGAAGTGGATTGGAGGTTTGGGATCAGGAGTTAGAGAAAAAGAGCCGATCCCCAGTCCCCAATCTTCACTCCCTGACGGAAATTTCATCGAAATTTCCGTAGCCGACACCGGCGGGGGAATAGCTCCCGAAATCATGTCAAGACTCTTCCAGCCTCTGTTTTCCACAAAGGCGCGCGGGATCGGGCTCGGACTGATCGTCTCGAAAAATCTTGCAGAGGCAAACGGCGGAAGGATCGAAGTAGAAAGCCGCTTGGGCAAGGGAACAACATTTACCCTGATACTGCCGGCTGCCGGAAACAGGCAATAG
- a CDS encoding substrate-binding domain-containing protein, with translation MKCRTVADKLLLIVLSILAVAVFPVLPGRGRLSAAHPETIKIGGTGGAIGSMKELALAYQKRHPGTVIRIIPHMGTRGGIKAVLDGALDIGLAGRKLSSQELQQDLLEYEYAWSPFVFVTAGSGKRIDLTTDTVAKIYRGEIGKWPDGTPVRLLLRPQGDIDTIMLKAMSQEVRDAVIVAESRKGLMIAMDDMQNCDMLEKIKGAFGTSTLTQIIAEKRSITALPFNGVTPDIAAMVAGRYPYYKPFHLFIGPKSSPLSQAFIEFVKSPEGKRILTQTGNHVPGAK, from the coding sequence ATGAAATGCCGGACCGTTGCAGACAAGCTCTTGTTGATCGTTCTTTCGATTTTGGCTGTTGCAGTATTCCCTGTGCTACCCGGAAGAGGGCGTCTCTCTGCCGCGCATCCCGAGACGATCAAGATAGGAGGAACCGGTGGGGCGATCGGCAGCATGAAGGAACTCGCCCTGGCCTACCAGAAGAGACATCCGGGCACTGTCATCAGGATTATCCCTCATATGGGAACCAGAGGCGGGATAAAGGCGGTGCTTGATGGGGCACTCGATATAGGACTTGCCGGCAGAAAACTCTCGTCGCAGGAACTGCAACAGGATCTTCTGGAATACGAATATGCGTGGAGTCCATTTGTATTCGTGACTGCAGGGTCGGGGAAGAGAATAGACCTCACAACTGATACGGTCGCAAAGATCTACCGGGGCGAGATCGGGAAGTGGCCTGACGGGACCCCCGTCAGACTTTTATTGCGGCCGCAGGGCGATATTGATACGATCATGCTGAAGGCCATGTCACAGGAGGTCAGGGATGCGGTGATCGTGGCAGAGTCCCGTAAGGGGCTAATGATTGCTATGGACGACATGCAGAACTGCGACATGCTCGAAAAGATCAAAGGCGCTTTCGGCACATCTACGCTGACCCAGATTATTGCTGAAAAAAGGTCGATCACCGCACTTCCCTTCAACGGGGTCACACCCGATATCGCGGCCATGGTCGCAGGCAGGTATCCCTACTACAAGCCGTTTCACCTGTTCATTGGTCCCAAATCCTCGCCGCTTTCACAGGCATTCATCGAATTTGTGAAGTCGCCCGAGGGGAAGCGGATTCTGACCCAAACCGGAAACCATGTTCCTGGGGCAAAATAA
- a CDS encoding PAS domain-containing protein yields the protein MAAIQKLTKLSTLLAFLLAVLISIGLPTGYYLLGYQNQRAVIQTEAYMNSIFLSEAISESPEYWRYEEHRISEVLSYHTTRLFDQMRSVVDTDNAVIARSGETIAPPLLTVSHDLYDSGRVVGRIEITTSLRPLLTKTLFAAVPGLFFGMLVFATLKYFPLRALSTALRAIYEEKEKAQAILNNVPDMAWLKDREGRYISANGPFCRICGVDPNKLPGKTDLDLWPRALADKYRLDDREVMETGRSKQIEEQIIDTGGRTTWISTIKTPIFSEGGEVIGTTGIARDFTERRQIEKELRASEEKYRSVVDNVGIGIALISPNMEILSLNKQMQDWFPALDASHRPICFQSFNSPPRSGICSYCPTAITLKDGLVHESITETPTQGGVINFRVVSSPLKDSEGNVTAAIELVEDITARKRAEAEIKRLNDELELKVQEKTRQLLDAQEELVRNEKLSILGQLAGSVGHELRNPLGVMNNAIYFLKTVLPQADETVREYLNMIKNEIDNAERIITDLLDFSRTKTPQIRSITVYELLSTSMGRCTVPENVKIETDIPDRLPLLKVDPFQITQVFQNLITNACQAMPKGGILRISAKNVVRDLGTGISEKGQTPNALTTAPERTFIEITAADTGEGISPENMNRIFQPLFTTKAKGIGLGLIVSKRLTEVNGGTIGVDSRPGKGTTFTVMLPAEGKEK from the coding sequence ATGGCCGCGATCCAAAAGCTGACAAAACTCTCGACCCTTCTTGCCTTCCTGCTGGCCGTGCTGATTTCGATCGGACTTCCAACTGGCTATTACCTTCTCGGGTATCAGAACCAGAGAGCGGTCATTCAGACAGAGGCGTATATGAACTCGATCTTCCTGTCCGAGGCGATCAGCGAGAGCCCTGAATATTGGCGATATGAGGAACACAGGATCTCTGAAGTCCTCTCATATCACACCACGAGGCTCTTTGACCAAATGCGCAGCGTTGTTGACACCGACAACGCGGTCATCGCACGGAGTGGAGAGACTATTGCTCCGCCTCTTCTCACGGTTTCGCACGACCTGTACGACTCCGGGCGAGTAGTCGGCCGGATAGAGATAACCACTTCACTTCGTCCACTTCTGACAAAGACACTTTTTGCGGCTGTTCCCGGTCTTTTCTTCGGCATGCTTGTTTTTGCCACACTGAAGTATTTTCCGCTCCGCGCCCTGTCAACAGCGCTGCGGGCTATCTATGAGGAGAAGGAAAAGGCACAGGCGATCCTGAACAACGTTCCGGATATGGCCTGGCTGAAGGACAGAGAGGGCCGGTATATCTCGGCCAACGGTCCGTTCTGCAGAATCTGCGGTGTGGATCCGAACAAGCTGCCGGGCAAGACTGACCTCGATCTCTGGCCGCGCGCCCTTGCCGACAAATACCGCCTCGACGACAGGGAGGTGATGGAGACCGGAAGATCTAAACAGATAGAGGAACAGATCATCGACACTGGAGGCAGAACGACCTGGATATCAACGATAAAAACACCTATCTTCAGTGAAGGTGGCGAAGTTATCGGCACGACCGGCATAGCACGGGACTTTACTGAGCGCAGGCAGATCGAAAAGGAGTTGAGAGCGAGCGAAGAGAAGTACAGAAGCGTTGTCGATAACGTCGGGATCGGGATAGCGCTCATCAGTCCGAATATGGAGATCCTCTCCTTGAACAAGCAGATGCAGGACTGGTTCCCAGCTCTCGATGCATCCCACAGACCGATCTGCTTCCAATCATTCAACAGCCCCCCGAGGTCGGGGATATGCTCGTACTGTCCGACAGCCATTACCCTGAAGGATGGACTGGTACACGAGTCCATTACCGAAACACCAACGCAAGGTGGAGTGATAAATTTCAGGGTGGTCTCCTCACCCCTCAAAGACAGTGAGGGGAATGTGACCGCCGCGATCGAGCTGGTGGAAGATATCACGGCGCGTAAACGTGCTGAAGCAGAGATCAAGAGGCTGAATGATGAACTTGAACTCAAGGTTCAGGAAAAAACACGGCAGCTTCTGGATGCCCAGGAAGAACTGGTGCGAAATGAGAAGCTTTCTATTCTCGGCCAACTCGCCGGAAGCGTGGGCCACGAACTGCGCAACCCTCTTGGCGTTATGAATAATGCCATATATTTTCTGAAGACCGTATTGCCGCAGGCTGATGAAACGGTGCGTGAATATCTGAACATGATAAAAAACGAAATAGACAACGCCGAGCGCATCATCACGGACCTGCTGGATTTTTCACGCACTAAGACACCCCAGATCAGATCCATAACTGTCTATGAACTGCTCAGCACCAGCATGGGAAGATGTACTGTTCCTGAAAATGTGAAGATCGAGACGGACATCCCTGACAGACTGCCGCTGCTCAAGGTTGATCCTTTTCAGATAACGCAGGTATTTCAGAATCTGATAACGAATGCCTGCCAGGCCATGCCAAAAGGGGGCATACTGCGGATCAGTGCGAAGAATGTCGTTAGGGATCTCGGAACAGGGATTAGTGAAAAAGGACAGACCCCGAACGCCCTGACCACGGCCCCTGAGAGAACTTTCATTGAAATTACCGCAGCTGACACAGGAGAGGGAATATCTCCTGAAAACATGAACAGGATCTTTCAGCCGCTCTTTACGACAAAGGCAAAGGGTATAGGTCTTGGTCTCATAGTTTCCAAGAGACTCACAGAGGTCAATGGCGGAACTATAGGGGTAGATAGCAGGCCGGGCAAGGGGACAACATTTACCGTGATGCTGCCTGCTGAAGGCAAAGAAAAATAG
- a CDS encoding response regulator, whose amino-acid sequence MGNRTKVLVVDDDQRMVRTICDILKVKGHEALAAYSGEEAVEKVRSDNPDCVLMDMKMPGLNGTETLSAIKALSPGLPVVLMSAYASEEQIACARQQGAYAVLAKPIDMGAIISFLSLLRKEDSVLIVDDDPGFCKTLGDVLTSRGYRVETEGDPNKVLGHMEQDYKLVVLLDLKLGNSDGLDVLKSIRTKYPTKPVVLVTGYKEDVGSSIEKGMKIGAYTCLYKPFAADVLIESIEEISIMKRSAVLEQIY is encoded by the coding sequence ATGGGGAACAGAACAAAAGTGCTGGTGGTGGATGACGACCAGAGGATGGTCAGGACGATCTGTGATATCCTGAAGGTGAAAGGCCACGAAGCGTTAGCGGCATATTCAGGAGAGGAGGCGGTTGAAAAAGTGAGGTCCGATAATCCTGACTGTGTGCTGATGGACATGAAGATGCCCGGCCTGAACGGGACCGAGACGCTCAGCGCGATCAAGGCCCTTTCCCCCGGCCTGCCGGTTGTCTTGATGAGCGCCTATGCCTCAGAGGAGCAGATCGCCTGTGCCAGACAGCAGGGGGCATATGCGGTGCTCGCAAAACCGATAGACATGGGCGCCATCATCTCTTTTCTCTCCCTGCTCAGAAAAGAAGACAGCGTTCTGATCGTCGATGATGATCCGGGCTTCTGCAAAACTCTTGGAGACGTACTTACGTCGCGGGGATATCGTGTTGAGACAGAAGGCGACCCCAACAAGGTTCTGGGGCATATGGAGCAGGACTACAAGCTGGTTGTTCTTCTCGATCTCAAACTCGGAAACAGTGACGGGCTTGATGTCCTCAAATCCATACGGACCAAATATCCCACAAAACCGGTCGTGCTGGTGACCGGATATAAAGAAGATGTCGGGAGCTCTATAGAAAAAGGAATGAAGATAGGTGCATACACCTGTCTGTACAAACCGTTTGCAGCGGATGTGCTGATCGAATCCATTGAAGAAATAAGCATAATGAAACGCTCTGCTGTCCTTGAGCAGATATATTAG